A genomic segment from Ancylothrix sp. D3o encodes:
- a CDS encoding amino acid adenylation domain-containing protein, with protein sequence MNMLKGNIEDFYPLSPAQQGILFHALYQPKSAVYFGQLMCVLRGSLNVSAFKKSWQKVVDRHPILRTSFVWENLKEPVQAVRKQAEISCQQMDWRFLSDTQQKQQLETFLQADREQGFELKSAPLIRIALAQLHEDAFQFILSHHHLVLDGWSLSIVLDEVFSFYQAFCQGEELQLKRPRPYRDYIAWLHQQDLSAAELFWRCTLKNFAAPTSLSRGNFVGENKLEINGEKQVKFSAKTTAALQSLARQHQFTLNTLVQAAWALLLSRYSGEEDVVFGAVVSGRTPDLAGAESVVGLFVNTLPVRVKISPKNSLLSCLKQIQAQQFEARQYEYSPLVEVQRWSEIPRNLPLFESLFVFENYPFDDALQEGVHNLKIQNIRSLETTNYPLTLIAVPGEELTIKIIFDGNCFEENTIVRMLGHLQTLLEGMAANPHAKLSELPLLSAAEKQQMLVDWNNTEAEYPHNSLIQQLFEAQVERTADAVAAICENQQLTYRELNAKANQIAHYLQSLGVKKATLVGICLERSLEMVAAILGILKAGAAYVPLDPAYPQQRLAFMLADAKVSVLLTEKKLLEILPEHNAKIVFIDADKEEIAQQSDENPAVKEGFDNLAYLLYTSGSTGTPKGVLGTHRGVINRCFWNPYPFTEGEICCQKTSLNFVDSVWEIFAPLLHGLATVIIPNQAVKDINQFVEILAKQNVTRLVLVPSLLRVILDSFPNLDRLLPNLKYWVCSGETLPMELCQQFRERLHQRVLINLYGSSEVAADVTWYDATQGDLLKKVPIGRPISNTQIYLLDRNLQPVPIGVAGEIYVGGDGLAKGYLNRPELTAEKFIPNPFWQEELEFIGKPHQKVLYKTGDLGSYLPDGNIEFLGRADRQVKIRGFRIELGEIEAALSQHCSVSQAVVLLQENAPDKQRLVAYVVPNFASLQAAKQSELINEVRYFLKENLPEYMIPSAFVVLDALPLSPNGKIDYLALPEKYESLSEEKVLIEPQTPTEKELAEIWKAVLGVEKVGIQDSFFDLGGHSLMATQLISRVRSSFGVELALCDFFAVPTLQNLAELIEDQILANADSDQIDQLLDQLEKEEVQTVGSAE encoded by the coding sequence ATGAATATGCTCAAAGGCAATATCGAAGATTTTTATCCCTTATCTCCCGCACAGCAGGGCATTCTCTTTCATGCCCTTTACCAGCCAAAATCGGCGGTATATTTTGGGCAATTGATGTGTGTCTTGCGTGGCTCTCTTAATGTTTCAGCGTTTAAAAAAAGTTGGCAAAAAGTTGTAGACCGGCACCCCATTTTGCGGACTTCTTTTGTCTGGGAGAATTTGAAAGAGCCGGTGCAAGCTGTCCGCAAACAAGCAGAAATTTCTTGTCAGCAAATGGACTGGCGCTTTCTTTCTGATACCCAACAAAAACAGCAGCTAGAAACTTTCTTGCAAGCTGATCGAGAGCAGGGTTTTGAGCTAAAATCTGCTCCCCTAATTCGCATTGCTTTGGCGCAGTTACATGAAGATGCTTTTCAGTTTATTTTAAGCCACCATCACTTAGTTTTAGATGGGTGGTCACTTTCTATCGTTCTGGATGAAGTTTTTTCCTTTTATCAAGCCTTTTGTCAGGGTGAGGAATTGCAACTAAAACGTCCTCGTCCTTATCGAGATTACATCGCATGGTTGCACCAGCAAGATTTATCTGCGGCTGAGTTATTTTGGCGCTGCACTCTTAAAAATTTTGCGGCTCCAACTTCGCTGAGCCGGGGTAATTTTGTCGGAGAGAATAAGTTAGAAATCAACGGTGAAAAGCAGGTTAAATTTTCTGCAAAAACCACCGCTGCATTGCAATCTTTGGCTCGTCAACATCAGTTTACTCTAAATACTCTTGTTCAAGCAGCTTGGGCTTTACTTTTGAGCCGGTATAGTGGCGAAGAAGATGTGGTTTTTGGGGCAGTTGTTTCTGGGAGAACACCTGATTTAGCCGGTGCTGAATCTGTGGTTGGGTTGTTTGTAAATACTCTGCCGGTGCGTGTCAAAATTAGCCCAAAAAATTCTCTTTTATCTTGTTTAAAACAAATTCAGGCTCAACAATTTGAGGCGCGACAGTACGAATACAGCCCCCTTGTAGAGGTGCAGCGGTGGAGCGAAATTCCCCGTAATTTGCCTTTATTTGAGAGCCTTTTTGTTTTTGAAAATTATCCTTTTGATGATGCGTTGCAGGAGGGAGTTCATAACTTAAAAATCCAAAATATTCGCTCTTTAGAAACAACGAATTATCCTCTGACGCTGATCGCAGTGCCAGGGGAAGAATTGACAATCAAAATTATTTTTGATGGCAATTGCTTTGAAGAAAATACGATTGTGCGGATGCTGGGACACCTGCAAACTTTACTTGAGGGAATGGCTGCTAATCCCCACGCTAAACTATCAGAATTACCCCTATTGAGCGCTGCTGAAAAGCAACAAATGCTCGTAGATTGGAATAATACCGAAGCTGAATATCCCCACAATTCCTTAATTCAGCAATTATTTGAAGCGCAGGTAGAAAGAACTGCGGATGCAGTGGCGGCAATTTGCGAAAATCAACAATTGACTTACCGCGAGTTGAATGCTAAAGCCAATCAAATAGCGCATTATCTGCAATCTCTAGGGGTAAAAAAAGCAACTTTAGTAGGCATTTGTTTAGAGCGTTCTCTGGAAATGGTAGCGGCAATTTTGGGTATTCTTAAAGCCGGTGCTGCTTATGTTCCTCTCGATCCTGCCTATCCCCAACAACGTCTTGCTTTTATGTTGGCAGATGCAAAAGTTTCTGTGCTTTTGACTGAGAAAAAGCTCCTAGAAATTCTCCCCGAACATAACGCCAAAATTGTATTTATAGATGCTGATAAAGAAGAGATTGCCCAACAAAGTGATGAGAATCCTGCCGTTAAAGAGGGGTTTGATAACTTAGCTTATCTCCTCTATACTTCTGGCTCCACCGGCACCCCCAAAGGCGTACTAGGCACTCACCGAGGTGTAATTAATCGCTGTTTTTGGAACCCCTACCCCTTTACTGAGGGAGAAATTTGCTGTCAAAAAACCTCCTTAAATTTTGTTGATTCTGTCTGGGAAATTTTTGCTCCTTTGCTGCATGGTTTGGCAACTGTTATTATTCCCAATCAAGCAGTTAAAGATATTAACCAATTCGTGGAAATTTTAGCAAAGCAAAATGTAACGCGGTTGGTGTTGGTTCCTTCTTTGTTGCGGGTTATCTTAGATTCTTTCCCCAATTTAGACCGACTTTTACCTAACTTAAAATATTGGGTTTGTAGCGGAGAAACTTTGCCAATGGAACTCTGCCAGCAGTTTCGTGAACGCCTACACCAACGGGTATTAATCAACCTTTATGGCTCCTCAGAAGTTGCTGCTGATGTGACGTGGTATGATGCAACTCAGGGTGATTTGTTGAAAAAAGTTCCCATTGGTCGGCCAATTTCTAATACACAAATTTACCTGCTTGATCGCAACTTACAACCAGTTCCGATAGGGGTTGCCGGTGAGATTTATGTGGGTGGTGATGGATTAGCAAAAGGCTATTTAAACCGGCCCGAATTAACTGCTGAAAAATTCATTCCTAACCCATTTTGGCAGGAAGAATTAGAGTTTATAGGTAAACCTCATCAAAAAGTTTTGTACAAAACAGGTGATTTAGGTTCTTATCTGCCAGATGGGAATATAGAATTTTTGGGACGTGCTGATCGTCAGGTAAAAATTCGCGGTTTCCGCATTGAGTTAGGAGAAATAGAGGCCGCACTTTCTCAGCATTGTTCAGTCTCTCAAGCTGTTGTTTTGCTGCAAGAAAATGCGCCCGATAAACAGCGTTTAGTAGCTTATGTTGTTCCTAATTTTGCAAGCTTGCAGGCGGCGAAACAGTCAGAATTAATTAATGAAGTGCGTTATTTTCTCAAAGAAAATCTGCCGGAATACATGATACCTTCAGCTTTTGTGGTATTAGATGCACTGCCACTATCGCCCAATGGAAAAATAGACTATTTGGCTTTGCCTGAAAAATACGAGAGCCTCTCTGAAGAGAAAGTTTTAATTGAGCCGCAAACACCTACGGAGAAAGAACTAGCGGAGATTTGGAAGGCTGTTTTAGGAGTAGAAAAAGTGGGAATTCAAGATAGCTTTTTTGATTTGGGTGGTCACTCTCTGATGGCAACTCAATTGATATCAAGAGTGCGATCAAGCTTTGGGGTAGAGTTGGCGCTGTGCGATTTTTTTGCCGTTCCTACTCTTCAGAATTTGGCTGAACTGATAGAGGATCAAATTCTAGCAAACGCTGATTCTGATCAGATAGATCAATTGCTCGATCAGTTAGAAAAAGAGGAGGTGCAAACTGTGGGAAGTGCTGAGTAG
- a CDS encoding condensation domain-containing protein, translating to MKPDNRSERLKNLSPDKRTLLLKALRKNAVQTEESKRIQRRLQQDYAPLSFAQQRLWFLDKLSPQNYAYNLPAAVRLKGQLNLPALQQTFNEILRRHEVLRTAFAEVNGQPAQVISPDIKFNVAVINLQNLPESQQKIEVEKQAVEEAQRPFDLTQAPLLRATLLQLNDAEYVLLLTMHHIISDGWSMGVLVREVGALYEAFSTSKSSPLPELPVQYGDFSSWQRQSLQGEKLEKQLAYWKQQLNGVLDVMPTDRQRSSAQNFRGAEQSFVISASLTESLKTLIQQQEVTLFMILLAVFKALLYCHTKQENLAIGSPIANRSRVELEGLIGFFVNTLVLKIDIAGNPTFRELLSRVRETTLQAYAHPDVPFEKLVEELQPERNLSYNPLFQVWFVLQNAPMPPLELAGLTLSVLEFGAGTSRHDFSLTCWEITEGIQGLFEYKTDLFEAASIERMVRSFKTIVHQIVDQPNIRINDLAETVAEAEKQHQKNKEKQLQASNIQKLKIAKRKATKK from the coding sequence ATGAAACCAGATAATCGTTCAGAACGACTAAAAAACCTCTCGCCCGATAAGCGAACACTCCTACTCAAAGCATTACGAAAAAATGCCGTACAAACGGAAGAATCGAAACGCATTCAAAGGCGATTACAGCAAGATTATGCGCCGCTTTCTTTCGCCCAACAAAGGCTGTGGTTTCTCGATAAATTGTCTCCCCAAAATTATGCTTACAACCTTCCTGCGGCTGTGCGCTTGAAAGGGCAACTCAATCTGCCGGCATTGCAACAAACGTTTAATGAAATTCTCAGGCGACATGAAGTTTTGCGGACTGCTTTTGCAGAGGTAAACGGACAACCGGCTCAGGTTATTTCTCCAGATATAAAATTCAATGTAGCTGTGATAAACTTACAAAATTTACCAGAATCACAGCAAAAAATTGAAGTTGAGAAACAGGCTGTAGAAGAAGCCCAGCGCCCTTTTGACTTAACGCAAGCTCCCTTGTTGCGGGCTACTCTTTTGCAACTTAATGATGCAGAATATGTGTTGCTGCTGACGATGCACCACATTATTTCTGATGGTTGGTCGATGGGGGTTTTGGTGCGCGAAGTGGGGGCGCTTTACGAAGCTTTTTCTACTAGCAAATCTTCCCCACTTCCTGAACTTCCTGTGCAGTATGGCGACTTTTCAAGTTGGCAGAGACAGAGTTTGCAGGGAGAGAAATTAGAAAAACAGTTAGCTTATTGGAAACAACAATTAAACGGTGTTTTAGACGTGATGCCAACAGATCGGCAGAGATCATCAGCACAAAATTTTAGAGGAGCCGAGCAATCTTTTGTGATTTCTGCGTCATTAACGGAATCCCTAAAAACCCTAATTCAGCAACAAGAAGTTACACTTTTTATGATTTTATTGGCAGTATTTAAAGCTTTGTTATACTGCCATACAAAACAGGAAAACCTTGCTATTGGTTCGCCAATTGCCAACCGCAGCCGAGTGGAATTAGAGGGATTAATTGGATTTTTTGTCAATACTTTAGTCCTGAAAATTGACATAGCCGGCAATCCAACTTTCCGCGAACTTCTAAGCCGAGTACGCGAGACAACATTACAGGCTTATGCTCACCCCGACGTACCCTTTGAAAAACTCGTAGAGGAATTGCAGCCAGAGCGAAATCTCAGCTATAACCCGCTGTTTCAAGTTTGGTTTGTGCTTCAAAATGCGCCTATGCCACCTCTGGAGTTGGCCGGTTTAACGCTAAGTGTTTTGGAATTTGGTGCCGGTACGTCAAGACACGATTTTAGCCTCACTTGCTGGGAAATTACCGAAGGAATTCAAGGCTTATTTGAGTATAAAACAGACTTATTTGAGGCAGCGAGTATTGAGCGAATGGTGCGAAGTTTTAAAACAATTGTCCACCAAATTGTTGACCAACCCAATATTAGAATAAACGACTTAGCAGAAACCGTTGCTGAAGCAGAAAAGCAGCACCAAAAAAACAAAGAAAAACAACTCCAAGCCTCAAACATTCAAAAATTAAAAATAGCCAAACGCAAAGCAACAAAAAAATAA
- the panP gene encoding pyridoxal-dependent aspartate 1-decarboxylase PanP, with amino-acid sequence MSETIKVVDLQDKVRPLEASANRLEEDLMELFKAGEQSLFAEREMERQISAITQDFLKTKTASTDADIELIFDKFRKSQIPDFPAEVGNYIDDLTETLVAHSIHTSSPRYIGHMTSALPYFVRPIGKLLTAMNQNSVKMETAKTLSPCERQTLAMMHRLIYDFSEEFYNQHIQKSESTLGIMTTGGTLANVSALWCARNASLGPKEGFKGIEKEGLHAALEFYGYKGAVIIGSNLMHYSFEKAAGLLGIGDSSLIKVSTDCNHAIDLQALQKTVAECLARNLHILAIVGIAGSTDSGSIDPLPEIAEIAQEANAHFHVDAAWGGPVLFSEQHRHKLAGIELADSVTVDGHKQMYLPMGIGMVLFRNPQLAKVIEKNAPYTVRKDSIDLGKRSLEGSRPAVSLFLQAALNIIGHKGYEFLINAGIQKTKYLADLITKSSEFELLLEPAINILLYRYLPEPFRQKATQNKLTKADNFVINQFNERLQDAQRRAGQTFVSRTTVQNTSYGKTIPIVALRVVLANPLTTEADINAVLNDQRKIAAKLSLNIANNQPWEEVNNETR; translated from the coding sequence ATGAGTGAAACAATAAAAGTGGTGGATTTGCAAGACAAAGTGCGGCCCTTAGAAGCCTCAGCAAACCGGCTTGAAGAAGACTTAATGGAGCTATTTAAAGCTGGTGAGCAATCGCTTTTTGCCGAGCGAGAAATGGAAAGACAAATTTCTGCCATTACTCAAGATTTTTTGAAAACAAAAACTGCTAGTACAGATGCAGATATAGAATTAATTTTTGATAAATTTAGAAAAAGCCAAATCCCCGATTTTCCTGCGGAGGTTGGTAACTATATAGATGATTTAACTGAAACACTTGTTGCCCATTCCATTCACACTTCTTCTCCCCGATATATCGGTCACATGACAAGCGCACTTCCCTATTTTGTGCGTCCAATTGGCAAACTTTTGACCGCCATGAATCAAAATTCGGTCAAGATGGAAACTGCCAAAACATTAAGCCCCTGTGAGCGCCAAACTTTGGCGATGATGCACCGATTAATTTACGATTTTTCTGAGGAATTTTACAACCAACATATTCAAAAAAGCGAGAGTACACTTGGTATTATGACCACCGGGGGCACACTTGCTAATGTTTCAGCATTATGGTGTGCTCGCAACGCTTCTTTAGGGCCAAAAGAAGGCTTTAAAGGCATCGAAAAAGAAGGCTTGCACGCAGCATTAGAGTTTTATGGCTACAAGGGAGCGGTAATTATTGGCTCTAATTTGATGCACTATTCTTTTGAAAAAGCTGCCGGTTTATTAGGCATAGGAGATAGCAGTTTAATCAAAGTTTCAACTGATTGCAATCACGCCATTGATTTACAAGCTTTGCAAAAAACTGTGGCGGAGTGTCTGGCGCGTAATTTGCATATTTTAGCAATTGTTGGAATTGCCGGCAGTACCGATTCAGGAAGTATCGATCCTCTCCCAGAAATAGCGGAGATCGCGCAGGAAGCAAACGCTCATTTTCATGTTGATGCTGCTTGGGGGGGGCCGGTGCTTTTTTCTGAACAACACCGGCACAAACTGGCAGGCATTGAGTTGGCAGATTCCGTCACGGTAGATGGACACAAACAAATGTATTTGCCGATGGGAATAGGGATGGTTTTATTTCGCAATCCCCAACTCGCAAAAGTCATTGAAAAAAACGCGCCCTACACAGTGCGAAAAGACTCTATTGATTTAGGCAAACGCTCTCTGGAAGGATCAAGACCGGCTGTGAGTTTATTTTTGCAAGCCGCGTTAAATATCATCGGTCATAAAGGCTATGAATTTTTGATAAATGCGGGGATACAAAAAACCAAGTATCTTGCTGATTTAATTACGAAAAGCTCAGAATTTGAGTTACTGCTAGAACCGGCAATTAATATTCTTTTATATCGCTATCTTCCCGAACCATTTAGGCAAAAAGCCACCCAAAATAAACTGACAAAAGCTGATAATTTTGTCATCAATCAATTTAATGAGCGCCTTCAAGATGCCCAGCGCCGGGCCGGTCAAACCTTTGTATCGCGGACAACTGTGCAAAATACCTCCTATGGCAAAACCATTCCCATTGTTGCTTTGCGAGTCGTCCTTGCGAACCCTCTCACCACTGAAGCAGATATCAACGCTGTTTTAAATGACCAGCGAAAAATAGCAGCAAAACTTTCCTTAAATATCGCAAACAACCAACCCTGGGAGGAGGTCAATAATGAAACCAGATAA